The following are encoded in a window of Flavobacterium sp. WC2421 genomic DNA:
- a CDS encoding flavin reductase family protein — MISIDPKSVGTAVLQGYLQGSVGPRPIAFASTIDENGNPNLSPFSFFNVFSANPPILVFSPARRVRDNSVKHTLINCEATKEVVINVVNFDMVQQTSLASTEYADGVNEFLKSGFTAILSDLVKPFRVKESPVQFECKVIEIIALGTEGGAGNLILCEVIKLHIDEAILDENGAIDQHKIDLVSRLGGNWYSRSNQGLFEVPKPLSTLGIGVDAIPNHVRNSVVFDGNDFGKLGNIEALPTTEEVSIFVKQNFSIKAVLSSDDQKNVHLEAKKYLDENDVLSAWKVLLAKK; from the coding sequence ATGATTAGTATTGATCCAAAAAGTGTTGGAACTGCTGTGTTGCAAGGTTATTTACAGGGTTCTGTTGGGCCAAGACCAATTGCATTTGCAAGTACTATAGATGAAAACGGAAATCCCAATTTGTCTCCTTTTAGCTTTTTTAATGTTTTTAGTGCTAATCCACCGATTCTAGTCTTTTCACCAGCCAGACGAGTACGTGATAATTCGGTAAAGCATACCTTAATTAATTGTGAAGCTACAAAAGAAGTAGTCATCAATGTTGTCAATTTTGATATGGTGCAACAAACTTCACTTGCTAGTACAGAGTATGCTGATGGGGTAAATGAATTTTTGAAATCAGGGTTTACTGCTATACTATCTGATCTGGTAAAACCTTTTAGAGTAAAAGAATCACCAGTGCAATTTGAATGTAAAGTAATTGAGATTATTGCTTTGGGGACCGAAGGCGGAGCTGGGAATTTAATTCTGTGTGAAGTGATTAAGTTGCATATTGATGAAGCTATACTAGATGAAAACGGAGCTATTGATCAACATAAAATTGATTTAGTTTCCAGGCTAGGAGGGAATTGGTATTCAAGGTCAAATCAAGGATTGTTTGAAGTACCAAAGCCATTGTCCACTCTTGGAATTGGGGTAGATGCAATTCCTAATCATGTGAGGAATAGCGTTGTATTTGACGGAAATGATTTTGGTAAATTAGGAAACATAGAAGCCTTGCCTACAACAGAAGAAGTTAGTATATTTGTAAAACAGAATTTTTCGATAAAAGCAGTTTTAAGCTCAGATGACCAAAAAAATGTGCATTTGGAAGCAAAGAAATACTTAGATGAAAACGATGTTCTTTCTGCATGGAAAGTACTTCTTGCAAAAAAATAA
- a CDS encoding Rieske (2Fe-2S) protein: MKKCIVLLVIISAFWGCSNSDFNNKNPYIPSYTFTVDINMNLPAYSNLQYPSNAIYYSSVGAKGIYIFNTGSGYNAFDAACPNQAIGSCSTMTLKGINIVCPCDDTEYSLFTGQGKLQYPLKQYRVEVNGNVLRVYN, translated from the coding sequence ATGAAAAAATGTATCGTATTACTCGTTATTATATCTGCTTTTTGGGGCTGTAGCAACAGTGATTTCAATAATAAAAACCCCTATATACCTAGCTATACTTTTACTGTTGATATCAACATGAATTTACCTGCTTACTCAAACTTACAATATCCTAGTAATGCTATCTATTACTCTAGTGTTGGAGCTAAAGGAATTTATATTTTCAATACAGGAAGCGGCTACAATGCATTTGATGCCGCCTGCCCTAATCAAGCAATTGGCAGTTGTTCTACGATGACATTAAAAGGCATTAATATAGTTTGCCCATGTGATGACACTGAATATAGTTTGTTTACTGGACAAGGAAAATTACAATATCCTTTAAAACAATATCGAGTTGAAGTAAATGGAAATGTATTACGCGTGTATAATTAA
- a CDS encoding DUF3127 domain-containing protein: MEVTGKIKVVNPEQQVSASFKKRELVVTTEEQYPQHIMIEFTQDKCDLLNNYSIGEPVKVSINLRGREWVNPQGETKYFNSIQGWRIEKLVADAPAASAPMPAAQAFAPATNLNEDEPDDLPF, encoded by the coding sequence ATGGAAGTTACAGGAAAAATTAAAGTTGTTAATCCAGAACAACAAGTTAGTGCCTCATTTAAAAAGAGAGAATTAGTTGTTACTACAGAAGAGCAGTATCCACAACACATTATGATTGAGTTTACTCAAGATAAATGTGATTTGTTAAACAATTATAGTATTGGTGAACCTGTAAAAGTTTCAATCAATTTAAGAGGTAGAGAATGGGTTAATCCACAAGGTGAAACTAAATATTTCAACAGTATTCAAGGATGGAGAATTGAAAAATTAGTTGCCGATGCTCCAGCAGCTTCAGCACCTATGCCAGCAGCACAAGCATTTGCTCCTGCTACAAATCTTAATGAAGATGAACCAGACGATTTGCCTTTTTAA
- the greA gene encoding transcription elongation factor GreA: MSAISYYTAEGLKKLREELDYLKSVMRPKASADIAEARDKGDLSENAEYDAAKEAQGMLEMRIAKLEEVHSNARLIDETHLDLSKVLVLSIVKIKNQANGMEMKYTLVAESEADLKTGKISVTSPIGKGLLGKSVGQFAEITVPNGVLKFEILEISRD, encoded by the coding sequence ATGAGCGCAATATCGTATTACACAGCAGAAGGATTAAAAAAATTAAGAGAAGAATTAGATTATTTAAAAAGTGTGATGCGCCCAAAAGCGTCTGCAGATATTGCTGAAGCAAGAGATAAAGGGGATTTGTCTGAAAATGCTGAATACGATGCAGCCAAAGAGGCTCAAGGGATGTTAGAGATGAGAATTGCTAAACTAGAAGAAGTACATTCAAACGCAAGATTGATTGACGAAACACACCTTGACCTTTCTAAAGTATTAGTTTTATCAATTGTAAAGATTAAAAATCAAGCGAACGGAATGGAAATGAAATACACATTAGTAGCTGAAAGTGAAGCAGATCTAAAAACAGGAAAAATTTCAGTAACATCTCCAATAGGGAAAGGATTGCTAGGAAAATCAGTAGGTCAATTTGCTGAAATTACGGTGCCGAATGGAGTGTTGAAATTTGAAATTTTAGAAATTTCACGTGACTAA
- a CDS encoding transglutaminase domain-containing protein, with protein MKNSFLFLFITFFFSLFCLGQAKIEYASIDKKMAEIPNRLTFSTNSIADYITSNFKTNDEKIRAVFYWTASTINYDIENMRVLNYTDTFENRIKNTLKTRKGVCSDYAEIFKDIAIKAGINAVVINGYTKYKGEILTDPHAWCGANIDNKWYVFDPTWGAGYIRNGVFVKAIDNYYFKTDPSKIISSHIPFDYMWQFLNYTISNKEFYNGQTQINSSKRRFDFDSEISRYNTVSEKEQLISSSERIKKNGVINSMILDQLSYEKKKIEYYDQVKALDDFKIIVNLYKEGINKLNEFINYRNKQFRPIHSDEELKRMIGNPKDIFSNCQYLLNNLGQVGDKNDASLNSIKKSLSVAMQLTQEHEKFVFKYLSKSEPARETMFRTIIRY; from the coding sequence ATGAAAAATAGTTTTTTATTTCTTTTTATCACTTTCTTTTTCTCCCTGTTTTGTTTGGGTCAAGCCAAAATAGAGTACGCTTCAATTGATAAGAAAATGGCTGAAATTCCAAATCGATTGACCTTTTCTACAAATTCAATTGCGGATTATATCACATCTAATTTTAAAACTAATGACGAAAAAATTCGGGCAGTTTTTTATTGGACTGCATCAACAATCAATTATGATATTGAAAACATGCGTGTCCTTAACTATACCGATACTTTTGAAAACAGAATAAAAAACACATTAAAAACTAGAAAAGGAGTTTGTAGTGACTATGCAGAAATATTTAAAGACATTGCAATTAAAGCAGGAATTAATGCCGTAGTGATAAACGGATATACAAAATATAAAGGAGAAATTCTTACTGACCCACATGCTTGGTGTGGTGCTAATATTGATAATAAATGGTATGTTTTTGATCCAACTTGGGGCGCTGGTTATATAAGAAATGGTGTATTTGTTAAAGCAATTGATAATTATTATTTTAAAACAGATCCAAGTAAAATAATTTCATCTCACATTCCATTTGATTATATGTGGCAATTTCTTAATTATACAATATCTAATAAGGAATTCTATAATGGGCAAACCCAAATCAATTCATCAAAAAGACGTTTCGATTTTGATTCAGAAATTTCAAGATATAATACGGTATCAGAGAAAGAACAATTAATAAGTTCTTCGGAAAGAATTAAAAAGAATGGTGTTATCAATTCTATGATTTTGGATCAGCTTTCTTATGAGAAAAAGAAAATAGAATATTACGATCAAGTCAAAGCTTTAGACGATTTTAAAATAATAGTAAACTTATATAAAGAAGGGATTAATAAATTAAATGAATTCATTAATTATAGAAACAAGCAATTTAGACCCATTCATTCAGATGAAGAACTAAAAAGAATGATAGGTAACCCCAAAGATATATTTAGTAACTGTCAATATTTGTTGAATAATTTGGGGCAAGTAGGTGATAAAAATGATGCAAGCCTAAATTCAATAAAAAAATCTTTAAGTGTTGCAATGCAATTGACTCAAGAACATGAAAAGTTTGTGTTTAAATACTTAAGTAAATCAGAGCCAGCAAGAGAGACTATGTTTCGTACCATCATTAGATATTAA
- the arfB gene encoding alternative ribosome rescue aminoacyl-tRNA hydrolase ArfB, giving the protein MEVQKIISELQYKAVRSSGAGGQNVNKVSSKIVLTFDLKNSTALSDEEKAVLEMSLSTRLTADLILILNCDEDRSQLRNKEIVTKRFLELIRKGLIVQKPRKETRVPKSAIRKRIKNKKNISQLKQNRKKPDLD; this is encoded by the coding sequence ATGGAAGTTCAAAAAATTATATCAGAATTACAGTACAAGGCGGTTCGTAGCAGTGGTGCTGGTGGGCAAAATGTAAATAAGGTCTCTTCAAAGATTGTATTGACTTTTGATTTGAAAAATTCTACTGCTTTGTCTGATGAGGAAAAAGCAGTGCTTGAAATGAGTCTTTCCACAAGATTAACCGCTGATTTGATTTTGATACTCAACTGTGATGAAGACAGAAGTCAATTAAGAAATAAGGAAATTGTCACTAAACGATTTTTGGAATTAATTAGAAAGGGACTAATTGTACAAAAACCGAGAAAAGAGACTAGGGTTCCAAAATCAGCAATAAGAAAGCGTATTAAAAATAAAAAAAACATTTCTCAATTAAAACAAAATCGGAAAAAACCGGATTTGGATTGA
- a CDS encoding TonB-dependent receptor, with the protein MNTIIDYKVAKLQSCKAAKQQKLTISTSIILSLFSFISFSQVKDTTKVNQLDEVLVSAVRVTTKTPVSFSNLDKKDIKFRNLGQDIPILMNYLPSVITTSDAGNGVGYTGIRVRGSDATRVNVTINGIPYNDSESHGTYWVNMPDFASSVESLQLQRGVGTSTNGAGAFGASLNMLTDAYSKESNGEISNSFGSFNTRKHTVKFSTGLMNNHFELAGRLSALKSDGYIDRASSDLKSYFLQGTYVGKTTLIKALAFGGKEKTYQSWNGIDAETLISDRTFNSAGIFTDESGNTRFYDNETDNYQQDHYQLHWNEKVSDNWNTNLAFHYTKGKGYYENYKEDADMADYGLQPVGTVTTTDLVRQKWLDNDFYGTTFSANYKSEKLDVILGGGYNKYEGSHFGKVIWARFASTTELGDHYYDDYATKTDGNVFAKANYQIAEKFSLYGDLQLRNVRYKADSPETGVVNDNFNFFNPKAGLNFEINDNNQLYASYARANREPNRTDYENGSPRPEKLNDFELGLRHSTAKVKLNANVYYMAYKDQLILTGQLDDVGSPIRKNSGDSYRLGVEVDATIAVLDNLIIRPNFTLSSNKNKDFHFERDGVLTALGNTNIAYSPDFIAGNIITFMPITNFQVSFLSKMVGQQYMGNIDSEGSKLKSYFVNDLNVSYEFTPKSVFKSILVTGLVNNIFDYKYVSNGYFYTYNDNWSDQNQIKTIEGAGYYPQAGINFLVGLTLKF; encoded by the coding sequence ATGAATACTATTATTGATTACAAAGTCGCAAAGTTGCAAAGCTGCAAAGCTGCAAAACAACAAAAATTGACAATCTCAACGTCAATTATTTTATCTCTTTTTTCTTTTATCTCTTTTTCACAAGTTAAAGACACTACCAAAGTAAACCAACTCGATGAGGTACTGGTTTCAGCGGTTCGGGTTACTACAAAAACGCCGGTTAGTTTTAGTAATTTAGATAAAAAAGACATCAAGTTTAGAAATCTAGGTCAAGATATTCCTATTTTGATGAACTATCTACCTTCGGTTATTACAACATCAGATGCTGGAAATGGAGTAGGTTACACAGGAATTCGGGTACGAGGTAGTGATGCTACCCGTGTGAATGTAACTATTAATGGAATCCCTTATAATGACTCTGAAAGTCACGGAACGTATTGGGTAAATATGCCCGACTTTGCTTCTTCAGTAGAAAGCTTGCAATTGCAACGTGGTGTAGGAACATCAACAAATGGAGCAGGAGCTTTTGGAGCTAGTTTAAATATGTTGACTGATGCCTACTCTAAAGAGAGTAATGGGGAGATTTCTAATTCTTTTGGAAGTTTCAATACTAGAAAACATACAGTTAAATTCAGTACGGGATTAATGAACAATCATTTTGAATTGGCAGGACGATTGTCTGCTTTAAAATCAGATGGTTATATTGATCGCGCTAGTTCCGACTTAAAATCGTATTTCTTACAAGGAACTTATGTAGGTAAAACAACCTTGATTAAAGCGTTGGCCTTTGGGGGAAAGGAAAAAACCTATCAATCTTGGAATGGTATTGATGCGGAAACATTGATCAGTGACAGGACATTTAATTCAGCTGGAATATTTACAGATGAATCTGGAAATACACGATTTTATGATAATGAAACGGATAATTACCAGCAAGATCATTACCAATTGCATTGGAACGAAAAAGTATCTGATAACTGGAATACAAACCTAGCTTTTCATTATACCAAAGGGAAGGGGTATTATGAAAATTACAAGGAAGATGCTGATATGGCTGATTATGGTTTACAGCCTGTTGGGACAGTGACTACTACCGACCTTGTCCGTCAAAAATGGTTAGACAATGATTTCTATGGAACTACATTCTCTGCTAATTATAAAAGTGAAAAGTTAGATGTAATACTTGGAGGAGGATACAATAAATACGAAGGAAGTCATTTTGGAAAAGTAATTTGGGCACGTTTTGCTTCAACAACCGAATTGGGAGACCATTATTATGATGATTATGCCACCAAAACTGATGGAAATGTTTTTGCAAAAGCCAATTATCAAATTGCAGAGAAGTTTAGTTTATATGGAGATTTACAATTGAGAAATGTACGTTACAAAGCAGATAGTCCTGAAACAGGAGTAGTAAATGACAACTTTAATTTCTTTAATCCAAAAGCAGGATTGAATTTTGAGATTAACGACAACAATCAACTGTATGCTTCATATGCAAGAGCGAATCGTGAACCTAATAGAACCGATTATGAAAACGGAAGTCCAAGACCTGAAAAGTTAAATGACTTTGAATTGGGATTGCGTCATAGTACTGCAAAAGTAAAATTAAATGCAAATGTCTATTATATGGCCTACAAAGATCAGTTGATCTTAACGGGACAATTAGATGATGTAGGAAGTCCAATTCGCAAAAATAGCGGGGATAGTTATCGCTTAGGTGTAGAGGTTGATGCTACAATAGCAGTATTGGATAATTTAATCATTCGACCAAACTTTACCCTAAGTAGTAATAAAAATAAAGATTTTCATTTTGAAAGAGACGGAGTCTTAACTGCTTTAGGAAATACTAATATTGCCTATTCACCAGATTTTATTGCGGGGAACATAATCACTTTTATGCCAATTACTAATTTTCAAGTTTCGTTTTTATCAAAAATGGTTGGTCAGCAATACATGGGAAATATAGATTCAGAAGGGTCTAAATTGAAGTCTTATTTTGTAAACGACTTGAATGTTTCATATGAGTTTACACCGAAGTCAGTATTCAAATCAATTTTAGTAACAGGATTAGTTAATAATATTTTTGATTATAAATATGTGTCCAACGGTTATTTCTATACGTACAATGATAACTGGAGCGATCAAAATCAAATTAAAACGATAGAAGGAGCAGGGTACTATCCACAAGCTGGAATTAACTTCCTTGTAGGATTAACATTGAAGTTTTAG
- a CDS encoding HIT family protein, with the protein MSSIFTKIVNGEIPCYKIAEDDNYLAFLDVNPNAKGHTLCIPKFEVDKIFDMDEAHYLGLMHFSRKIAIALEKAVPCKRVGMAVVGLEVPHAHVHLIPLNEMDEMRFQNKVSLTKEEFESLAEQIQSNL; encoded by the coding sequence ATGAGTAGCATATTTACCAAAATTGTAAACGGTGAGATTCCTTGTTATAAAATTGCGGAGGACGATAACTATTTGGCCTTTCTTGACGTAAATCCTAATGCTAAAGGGCATACACTTTGTATTCCTAAATTTGAAGTTGATAAAATTTTTGACATGGACGAAGCGCATTATCTGGGATTAATGCATTTCTCTAGAAAAATAGCTATAGCCTTAGAGAAAGCCGTTCCTTGTAAAAGAGTAGGAATGGCAGTTGTAGGGCTTGAAGTACCTCATGCCCATGTTCATTTAATTCCTCTTAATGAAATGGATGAAATGCGTTTTCAAAATAAAGTTTCTTTAACTAAAGAAGAATTTGAATCGTTGGCAGAGCAAATTCAATCCAATTTGTAG
- a CDS encoding phosphatase PAP2 family protein encodes MKYKSILLVFIVLATQMYGQKIDKLSTSKKLSYKPFIVPTAMITAGVILLNTDDNQEIQDKSNNFFGKNFHSTADNIFPLVPIAQIYTGRYLGFQPKNNFKHQTIDIVVANATSLIIVEILKNTIKKERPDQSDNLSFPSGHSAIAFTNAALLFNEYKDSNIWYASSGFLFATTTAVFRIANNKHYSSDVLTGAGIGLASGILVSYYNPFQSMRFGKTKKTTAFIYPQIGNKIGFGLLIKPNY; translated from the coding sequence ATGAAATACAAATCAATTCTACTTGTTTTTATAGTATTGGCAACACAAATGTATGGACAAAAAATTGATAAGTTATCAACTTCCAAGAAACTCAGCTATAAACCTTTTATTGTTCCAACTGCTATGATCACAGCCGGAGTAATATTACTCAATACGGATGATAATCAGGAAATACAAGATAAATCAAATAATTTTTTTGGAAAAAATTTCCATTCTACAGCTGACAACATATTCCCTTTAGTTCCAATTGCACAAATTTATACAGGACGTTATTTAGGTTTTCAACCCAAAAACAACTTTAAACACCAAACTATTGATATTGTCGTTGCCAACGCAACCAGTTTAATTATTGTTGAGATTCTTAAAAATACCATTAAAAAAGAACGCCCCGACCAATCAGACAATTTGAGTTTCCCCTCTGGACATTCGGCCATCGCTTTTACGAATGCAGCACTGTTGTTCAACGAATATAAAGACTCTAATATTTGGTATGCAAGTAGTGGTTTTCTATTTGCTACTACTACCGCAGTTTTTCGAATAGCCAATAACAAACATTACAGTTCTGATGTGTTGACTGGAGCAGGAATCGGCCTGGCATCGGGAATTTTAGTATCGTATTACAATCCTTTTCAATCCATGCGATTTGGAAAAACAAAAAAGACAACTGCTTTCATTTATCCCCAAATTGGCAATAAAATTGGATTTGGGTTACTTATAAAACCTAATTATTGA
- a CDS encoding sensor histidine kinase, producing the protein MQFSERRNTSRWIIIFASFLIISLILWNTYTFFQIFKNEERLKMNLWANAQKTLINADANTDVELPLQIFSNNTSIPIILTENDSIINTVNIDEVIIKDSNKATLFLNDLKNENDPIVIKYGPGKFQKLYYGNSALLNKLKYYPIALLLIIVLFAALVYYFYRSTKIATQNKLWAGMAKETAHQIGTPLSSLIGWVEILKADNVAESITTEIEKDIDRLLTITDRFSKIGSEPILENKNIVEETQQSYHYLQSRFSKQIEFIFEAPEKPIYVMLNSSLHSWTIENLVKNAIDAMKGRGKLTLKIEQDNDYVKINVSDTGNGIQKQQFKTVFEPGFTTKKRGWGLGLSLTKRIVEEYHKGKIRVLNSEIGKGTTMQIVLKKNKPLNI; encoded by the coding sequence ATGCAGTTTTCTGAAAGAAGAAATACAAGTCGTTGGATTATTATTTTTGCTTCATTTTTGATTATCTCTCTGATACTTTGGAATACCTATACTTTTTTTCAAATTTTTAAAAACGAAGAACGTTTAAAAATGAATCTTTGGGCAAATGCTCAAAAAACACTTATAAATGCTGATGCAAATACTGATGTCGAATTGCCATTACAAATATTCAGTAACAATACGTCGATACCCATCATTCTTACCGAAAATGACAGCATTATAAATACCGTTAATATTGATGAAGTGATTATAAAAGACAGCAATAAAGCAACTCTTTTTTTAAATGACTTAAAAAATGAAAATGACCCAATTGTAATTAAATACGGCCCTGGGAAATTTCAAAAATTATATTATGGAAATTCTGCTTTACTAAATAAGCTTAAATATTATCCTATTGCTTTATTACTTATTATTGTATTATTTGCCGCCTTAGTCTATTATTTTTATCGAAGTACAAAAATTGCAACTCAAAATAAACTCTGGGCTGGAATGGCCAAGGAAACCGCACACCAAATAGGCACACCACTCTCCTCTTTAATAGGGTGGGTAGAAATATTAAAAGCAGATAACGTAGCTGAGTCAATTACAACTGAAATTGAAAAAGACATCGATCGTTTACTAACTATCACAGATCGTTTCTCGAAAATAGGATCAGAACCCATATTAGAAAATAAAAATATTGTTGAAGAAACACAGCAATCGTATCACTACTTACAATCCCGTTTTTCTAAACAAATTGAATTTATATTTGAAGCTCCAGAGAAACCCATATACGTTATGCTGAACTCTAGCTTACACAGTTGGACTATAGAAAACTTGGTCAAAAACGCCATTGACGCTATGAAAGGAAGAGGGAAATTAACGTTAAAAATTGAACAGGATAATGATTATGTGAAAATAAATGTGTCCGATACCGGAAATGGAATTCAGAAACAACAATTCAAAACAGTATTTGAACCCGGCTTTACTACTAAAAAAAGAGGTTGGGGACTAGGTCTTTCTTTAACAAAAAGAATCGTTGAAGAATATCACAAAGGAAAAATTAGAGTATTAAATTCTGAAATAGGGAAAGGAACCACCATGCAAATTGTATTAAAAAAGAATAAGCCGCTTAATATCTAA